A stretch of Cicer arietinum cultivar CDC Frontier isolate Library 1 chromosome 5, Cicar.CDCFrontier_v2.0, whole genome shotgun sequence DNA encodes these proteins:
- the LOC101492746 gene encoding uncharacterized protein, producing the protein MKFFISYRTVSLLWFFLIMVALVTQVQSTPCTSTFFSALVQLIPCRAAVAPFSPIPPNDACCNALKGLGQPCLCVLVNGPPISGVDRSMASQLPDKCTTNFEPCEII; encoded by the exons ATGAAGTTTTTTATTAGCTATAGGACTGTGTCCTTGTTGTGGTTTTTCTTAATCATGGTAGCATTGGTGACACAAGTTCAAAGCACGCCTTGCACAAGCACTTTTTTCTCAGCACTTGTGCAGCTTATTCCATGTAGGGCAGCAGTTGCACCGTTTAGCCCAATTCCACCAAATGATGCATGTTGCAATGCCCTTAAGGGTTTGGGCCAACCATGTCTGTGTGTTCTTGTTAATGGGCCTCCAATTTCTGGTGTTGATCGTAGTATGGCCTCACAACTACCAGACAAGTGCACCACAAACTTTGAACCTT GTGAAATCATATGA